One segment of Manihot esculenta cultivar AM560-2 chromosome 4, M.esculenta_v8, whole genome shotgun sequence DNA contains the following:
- the LOC110613048 gene encoding serine/threonine-protein phosphatase BSL3 isoform X2 — MDVDSSMVPETDQDSAVQNASSPTAMDREQLRDEPQPAGSSSPSSVPPPVQTPAQPQGQQQSPVVGPRHAPTYSVVNAIIEKKEDGPGPRCGHTLTAVAAVGEEGTPGYIGPRLILFGGATALEGNSAASGAPSSAGNAGIRLAGATADVHCYDVLTNKWSRITPFGEPPTPRAAHVATAVGTMVVIQGGIGPAGLSAEDLHVLDLTQQRPRWHRVVVQGPGPGPRYGHVMALVGQRYLMAIGGNDGKRPLSDVWALDTAAKPYEWRKLEPEGEGPPPCMYATASARSDGLLLLCGGRDANSVPLASAYGLAKHRDGRWEWAIAPGVSPSPRYQHAAVFVNARLHVSGGALGGGRMVEDSSSVAVLDTAAGVWCDTKSVVTSPRTGRYSADAAGGDAAVELTRRCRHAAAAIGDLIFIYGGLRGGVLLDDLLVAEDLAAAETTTAASQAAAAAAASNVHSGKISGRYGFVDEGSRQAMHEAVPDGAVVLGNPVAPPINGDMYTDISTENAMLPGHRRTNRGVEYLVEASAAEAEAITATLAAAKARQVNGEVELPDRDRGAEATPSGKQISTLIKPDSAGSNIVAPAGVRLHHRAVVVAAETGGALGGMVRQLSIDQFENEGRRVSYGTPENATAARKLLDRQMSINSVPKKVIAHLLKPRGWKPPVRRQFFLECGEISDLCDNAEKILSSEPSVLQLRAPIKIFGDLHGQFGDLMRLFDEYGAPSTAGDIAYIDYLFLGDYVDRGQHSLETITLLLALKVEYPHNVHLIRGNHEAADINALFGFRIECIERLGERDGIWIWHRINRLFNWLPLAALIEKKIICMHGGIGRSINHVEQIENLQRPISMEAGSIVLMDLLWSDPTENDSVEGLRPNARGPGLVTFGPDRVMEFCNNNDLQLIVRAHECVMDGFERFAQGHLITLFSATNYCGTANNAGAILVLGRDLVVVPKLIHPLPPAISSPEASPERHIEDTWMQELNANRPPTPTRGRPPVTNDRGSLAWI, encoded by the exons ATGGATGTGGACTCATCGATGGTGCCGGAGACCGATCAAGATTCAGCGGTGCAAAATGCTTCGTCGCCAACTGCAATGGATAGGGAGCAGCTAAGGGATGAGCCGCAGCCGGCAGGATCTTCTAGTCCTTCATCGGTGCCTCCACCGGTACAGACGCCTGCACAGCCTCAGGGGCAGCAGCAAAGCCCCGTTGTGGGGCCGAGGCATGCGCCTACTTATTCGGTGGTGAATGCCATTATAGAGAAGAAGGAAGATGGACCGGGGCCTAGGTGTGGGCACACCCTGACTGCGGTGGCTGCTGTTGGCGAGGAGGGAACGCCTGGCTACATCGGGCCGAGGTTGATTTTGTTCGGTGGTGCCACGGCTCTTGAGGGCAATTCTGCAGCCTCAGGGGCTCCTTCCTCAGCTGGGAATGCAGGCATTA GACTAGCAGGTGCCACTGCTGATGTTCACTGTTATGATGTGCTAACAAATAAATGGTCTAG GATTACTCCTTTTGGAGAACCACCCACACCAAGGGCTGCTCATGTGGCAACTGCTGTGGGCACCATGGTAGTTATTCAG GGTGGAATTGGTCCAGCTGGTTTGTCAGCTGAGGATCTTCATGTTCTTGACCTCACACAACAACGGCCGCGATGGCACAG AGTTGTTGTTCAAGGCCCTGGACCAGGCCCACGATATGGACATGTTATGGCTTTGGTTGGCCAAAGGTATCTCATGGCAATTGGAGGTAATGATG GGAAGCGTCCTTTGTCTGATGTCTGGGCCCTTGACACTGCTGCCAAACCTTATGAGTGGCGTAAATTGGAACCTGAAGGGGAAGGTCCACCGCCATGCAT GTATGCCACTGCAAGTGCCCGATCAGACGGTCTTCTTCTGCTTTGTGGGGGGAGGGATGCAAATAGTGTG CCATTAGCCAGTGCTTATGGTCTTGCTAAACATAGGGATGGTCGTTGGGAATGGGCAATTGCTCCTGGtgtctctccatctccaagatATCAACATGCAGCA GTTTTTGTTAATGCGAGACTCCATGTGTCTGGAGGTGCACTTGGCGGTGGACGCATGGTAGAAGATTCATCCAGTGTTGCAG TGTTGGATACTGCAGCAGGTGTTTGGTGTGATACAAAATCTGTTGTTACTAGTCCAAGGACTGGCAGATACAGTGCTGATGCTGCTGGTGGGGATGCTGCAGTTGAGTTGACCAGGCGTTGCAGGCATGCAGCTGCTGCAATTGGTGACTTGATATTTATATATGGTGGTCTGCGTGGAG GAGTGTTGCTTGACGATTTGCTTGTTGCTGAAGATCTAGCTGCTGCTGAAACAACAACTGCAGCTTCTCAAGCTGCAGCTGCAGCTGCTGCTTCTAATGTACATTCAGGCAAGATATCTGGAAGGTATGGATTTGTTGATGAAGGATCTAGGCAAGCAATGCATGAAGCAGTACCTGATGGTGCAGTTGTACTGGGCAATCCAGTTGCTCCTCCTATAAATGGTGATATGTACACCGATATAAGCACTGAAAATGCCATGCTCCCTGGACATAG GAGAACAAACCGAGGGGTGGAGTATTTGGTTGAAGCATCAGCTGCAGAAGCTGAGGCTATTACTGCCACTTTGGCAGCTGCTAAGGCACGGCAAGTTAATGGAGAAGTTGAACTGCCAGACAGGGATCGTGGTGCAGAGGCTACCCCTAGTGGCAAACAGATATCTACTTTGATTAAGCCTGATTCTGCTGGATCAAATATTGTTGCTCCCGCTGGTGTTCGGCTGCATCACAGAGCT GTTGTTGTAGCTGCAGAGACTGGTGGAGCTTTAGGTGGGATGGTCAGACAGCTTTCAATTGATCAGTTTGAAAATGAAGGCAGGCGGGTCAGCTATGGGACCCCAGAGAATGCAACTGCTGCTAGAAAACTACTAGATCGGCAGATGTCCATCAATAGTGTGCCCAAAAAG GTTATAGCACATCTTTTGAAGCCTCGTGGATGGAAACCTCCAGTTCGTCGTCAATTTTTCTTGGAGTGCGGTGAAATTTCAGATCTTTGTGACAATGCTGAAAAGATATTGTCAAGTGAGCCAAGTGTTCTACAGCTTAGAGCTCCCATCAAGATATTTGGTGATTTGCACGGGCAGTTTGGTGATCTGATGCGCCTATTTGATGAGTATGGTGCACCATCAACAGCTGGTGATATAGC ATATATCGATTATCTCTTCTTAGGAGATTATGTTGATCGGGGTCAGCACAGCCTGGAAACCATTACTCTTCTGCTTGCTTTGAAG GTGGAGTATCCCCATAATGTTCATTTGATTCGTGGGAATCACGAAGCTGCAGATATCAATGCCCTTTTTGGCTTCCGGATTGAATGCATTGAGCGTTTG GGGGAGAGAGATGGAATTTGGATTTGGCATCGGATAAATCGTTTGTTCAATTGGCTTCCCTTGGCAGCACtgattgaaaagaaaataatttgtatgCATGGCGGTATTGGTCGTTCAATAAATCATGTGGAACAGATTGAGAATCTTCAGCGTCCAATTAGTATGGAAGCAGGCTCAATTGTTCTTATGGATTTGTTATG GTCGGATCCAACAGAAAATGACAGTGTGGAAGGACTGCGGCCGAATGCTAGAGGTCCAGGGCTGGTGACTTTTGGG CCGGATCGAGTAATGGAATTCTGCAACAACAATGATCTGCAGTTGATTGTACGTGCCCATGAATGTGTGATGGATGGCTTTGAGCGTTTTGCCCAGGGACATCTAATCACACTTTTCTCAGCTACCAATTACTGTG GTACTGCCAACAACGCTGGGGCAATTTTAGTTTTGGGAAGAGACCTTGTGGTGGTCCCAAAACTAATTCATCCCTTACCACCAGCCATCTCATCACCGGAAGCTTCACCTGAACGCCACATTGAAGATACATGGATGCAG GAGTTGAATGCTAACAGGCCTCCTACCCCAACCAGAGGTCGTCCTCCAGTGACAAATGACAGGGGATCTCTTGCTTGGATATAG
- the LOC110613048 gene encoding serine/threonine-protein phosphatase BSL3 isoform X1, giving the protein MDVDSSMVPETDQDSAVQNASSPTAMDREQLRDEPQPAGSSSPSSVPPPVQTPAQPQGQQQSPVVGPRHAPTYSVVNAIIEKKEDGPGPRCGHTLTAVAAVGEEGTPGYIGPRLILFGGATALEGNSAASGAPSSAGNAGIRLAGATADVHCYDVLTNKWSRITPFGEPPTPRAAHVATAVGTMVVIQGGIGPAGLSAEDLHVLDLTQQRPRWHRVVVQGPGPGPRYGHVMALVGQRYLMAIGGNDGKRPLSDVWALDTAAKPYEWRKLEPEGEGPPPCMYATASARSDGLLLLCGGRDANSVPLASAYGLAKHRDGRWEWAIAPGVSPSPRYQHAAVFVNARLHVSGGALGGGRMVEDSSSVAVLDTAAGVWCDTKSVVTSPRTGRYSADAAGGDAAVELTRRCRHAAAAIGDLIFIYGGLRGGVLLDDLLVAEDLAAAETTTAASQAAAAAAASNVHSGKISGRYGFVDEGSRQAMHEAVPDGAVVLGNPVAPPINGDMYTDISTENAMLPGHSKSLYRRTNRGVEYLVEASAAEAEAITATLAAAKARQVNGEVELPDRDRGAEATPSGKQISTLIKPDSAGSNIVAPAGVRLHHRAVVVAAETGGALGGMVRQLSIDQFENEGRRVSYGTPENATAARKLLDRQMSINSVPKKVIAHLLKPRGWKPPVRRQFFLECGEISDLCDNAEKILSSEPSVLQLRAPIKIFGDLHGQFGDLMRLFDEYGAPSTAGDIAYIDYLFLGDYVDRGQHSLETITLLLALKVEYPHNVHLIRGNHEAADINALFGFRIECIERLGERDGIWIWHRINRLFNWLPLAALIEKKIICMHGGIGRSINHVEQIENLQRPISMEAGSIVLMDLLWSDPTENDSVEGLRPNARGPGLVTFGPDRVMEFCNNNDLQLIVRAHECVMDGFERFAQGHLITLFSATNYCGTANNAGAILVLGRDLVVVPKLIHPLPPAISSPEASPERHIEDTWMQELNANRPPTPTRGRPPVTNDRGSLAWI; this is encoded by the exons ATGGATGTGGACTCATCGATGGTGCCGGAGACCGATCAAGATTCAGCGGTGCAAAATGCTTCGTCGCCAACTGCAATGGATAGGGAGCAGCTAAGGGATGAGCCGCAGCCGGCAGGATCTTCTAGTCCTTCATCGGTGCCTCCACCGGTACAGACGCCTGCACAGCCTCAGGGGCAGCAGCAAAGCCCCGTTGTGGGGCCGAGGCATGCGCCTACTTATTCGGTGGTGAATGCCATTATAGAGAAGAAGGAAGATGGACCGGGGCCTAGGTGTGGGCACACCCTGACTGCGGTGGCTGCTGTTGGCGAGGAGGGAACGCCTGGCTACATCGGGCCGAGGTTGATTTTGTTCGGTGGTGCCACGGCTCTTGAGGGCAATTCTGCAGCCTCAGGGGCTCCTTCCTCAGCTGGGAATGCAGGCATTA GACTAGCAGGTGCCACTGCTGATGTTCACTGTTATGATGTGCTAACAAATAAATGGTCTAG GATTACTCCTTTTGGAGAACCACCCACACCAAGGGCTGCTCATGTGGCAACTGCTGTGGGCACCATGGTAGTTATTCAG GGTGGAATTGGTCCAGCTGGTTTGTCAGCTGAGGATCTTCATGTTCTTGACCTCACACAACAACGGCCGCGATGGCACAG AGTTGTTGTTCAAGGCCCTGGACCAGGCCCACGATATGGACATGTTATGGCTTTGGTTGGCCAAAGGTATCTCATGGCAATTGGAGGTAATGATG GGAAGCGTCCTTTGTCTGATGTCTGGGCCCTTGACACTGCTGCCAAACCTTATGAGTGGCGTAAATTGGAACCTGAAGGGGAAGGTCCACCGCCATGCAT GTATGCCACTGCAAGTGCCCGATCAGACGGTCTTCTTCTGCTTTGTGGGGGGAGGGATGCAAATAGTGTG CCATTAGCCAGTGCTTATGGTCTTGCTAAACATAGGGATGGTCGTTGGGAATGGGCAATTGCTCCTGGtgtctctccatctccaagatATCAACATGCAGCA GTTTTTGTTAATGCGAGACTCCATGTGTCTGGAGGTGCACTTGGCGGTGGACGCATGGTAGAAGATTCATCCAGTGTTGCAG TGTTGGATACTGCAGCAGGTGTTTGGTGTGATACAAAATCTGTTGTTACTAGTCCAAGGACTGGCAGATACAGTGCTGATGCTGCTGGTGGGGATGCTGCAGTTGAGTTGACCAGGCGTTGCAGGCATGCAGCTGCTGCAATTGGTGACTTGATATTTATATATGGTGGTCTGCGTGGAG GAGTGTTGCTTGACGATTTGCTTGTTGCTGAAGATCTAGCTGCTGCTGAAACAACAACTGCAGCTTCTCAAGCTGCAGCTGCAGCTGCTGCTTCTAATGTACATTCAGGCAAGATATCTGGAAGGTATGGATTTGTTGATGAAGGATCTAGGCAAGCAATGCATGAAGCAGTACCTGATGGTGCAGTTGTACTGGGCAATCCAGTTGCTCCTCCTATAAATGGTGATATGTACACCGATATAAGCACTGAAAATGCCATGCTCCCTGGACATAG TAAATCACTATATAGGAGAACAAACCGAGGGGTGGAGTATTTGGTTGAAGCATCAGCTGCAGAAGCTGAGGCTATTACTGCCACTTTGGCAGCTGCTAAGGCACGGCAAGTTAATGGAGAAGTTGAACTGCCAGACAGGGATCGTGGTGCAGAGGCTACCCCTAGTGGCAAACAGATATCTACTTTGATTAAGCCTGATTCTGCTGGATCAAATATTGTTGCTCCCGCTGGTGTTCGGCTGCATCACAGAGCT GTTGTTGTAGCTGCAGAGACTGGTGGAGCTTTAGGTGGGATGGTCAGACAGCTTTCAATTGATCAGTTTGAAAATGAAGGCAGGCGGGTCAGCTATGGGACCCCAGAGAATGCAACTGCTGCTAGAAAACTACTAGATCGGCAGATGTCCATCAATAGTGTGCCCAAAAAG GTTATAGCACATCTTTTGAAGCCTCGTGGATGGAAACCTCCAGTTCGTCGTCAATTTTTCTTGGAGTGCGGTGAAATTTCAGATCTTTGTGACAATGCTGAAAAGATATTGTCAAGTGAGCCAAGTGTTCTACAGCTTAGAGCTCCCATCAAGATATTTGGTGATTTGCACGGGCAGTTTGGTGATCTGATGCGCCTATTTGATGAGTATGGTGCACCATCAACAGCTGGTGATATAGC ATATATCGATTATCTCTTCTTAGGAGATTATGTTGATCGGGGTCAGCACAGCCTGGAAACCATTACTCTTCTGCTTGCTTTGAAG GTGGAGTATCCCCATAATGTTCATTTGATTCGTGGGAATCACGAAGCTGCAGATATCAATGCCCTTTTTGGCTTCCGGATTGAATGCATTGAGCGTTTG GGGGAGAGAGATGGAATTTGGATTTGGCATCGGATAAATCGTTTGTTCAATTGGCTTCCCTTGGCAGCACtgattgaaaagaaaataatttgtatgCATGGCGGTATTGGTCGTTCAATAAATCATGTGGAACAGATTGAGAATCTTCAGCGTCCAATTAGTATGGAAGCAGGCTCAATTGTTCTTATGGATTTGTTATG GTCGGATCCAACAGAAAATGACAGTGTGGAAGGACTGCGGCCGAATGCTAGAGGTCCAGGGCTGGTGACTTTTGGG CCGGATCGAGTAATGGAATTCTGCAACAACAATGATCTGCAGTTGATTGTACGTGCCCATGAATGTGTGATGGATGGCTTTGAGCGTTTTGCCCAGGGACATCTAATCACACTTTTCTCAGCTACCAATTACTGTG GTACTGCCAACAACGCTGGGGCAATTTTAGTTTTGGGAAGAGACCTTGTGGTGGTCCCAAAACTAATTCATCCCTTACCACCAGCCATCTCATCACCGGAAGCTTCACCTGAACGCCACATTGAAGATACATGGATGCAG GAGTTGAATGCTAACAGGCCTCCTACCCCAACCAGAGGTCGTCCTCCAGTGACAAATGACAGGGGATCTCTTGCTTGGATATAG